The following proteins come from a genomic window of Syngnathus acus chromosome 15, fSynAcu1.2, whole genome shotgun sequence:
- the sf3b5 gene encoding splicing factor 3B subunit 5, whose amino-acid sequence MTDRYNIHSQLEHLQSKYIGTGHADTSKWEWLVNQHRDSHCSYMGHFDLLNYFSVAENESKARVRFNLMEKMLQPCGPPADKPDDA is encoded by the coding sequence ATGACGGACCGCTACAACATCCACAGCCAGCTGGAGCACCTCCAGTCCAAGTACATCGGCACCGGCCACGCCGACACCAGCAAGTGGGAATGGCTTGTAAACCAGCACCGAGACTCGCACTGCTCCTACATGGGCCACTTTGACCTGCTCAACTACTTCTCCGTGGCCGAGAACGAGAGCAAAGCCCGAGTCCGCTTCAACCTTATGGAGAAGATGCTCCAGCCGTGCGGACCGCCCGCAGACAAGCCGGACGACGCCTGA
- the phactr2 gene encoding phosphatase and actin regulator 2 isoform X5 has translation MEEEEEEDTLTELKAFTTVQPQPRFRSHSDTSGFTARILWRLRGGRTVDGLEKSSSLASCDMVADGGSDGHGVPVSRQQRGKLSSLGRLFKPWKWRKKKSSDRFQDLSKVLERKISTRQTREELIKKGVLVSEQDEPVCRENQNGHATSSMSPEQVKVEIETKLTQPADPTPGPDSTEDKTAKSSHPKKTQGSSAKVTTTTSHPTIPPRSRLPKDAEAQSTGADTRTGRKAEANSQKASAEVPSQPEEVNSSEAHGSSGQVPPPEVEEAPVGSQAAPEDKAPSAESSASQENPAEASPVPAVHSHHVNTSTEDTSFREGDAQGDAQQEKELRMGGEGGEAQEENGEPAEDTHCSSPANADTIKPQGLSVSIHQIEVTVIPDRPSESQASDSDSDGPILYRDDEEEEEEDEYLNSSLASKIRRRDTLNIKLGNRPSKRELEEKNILPRSSETERHELRQQIGSKLVRRLSQRPTTEELEQRNILRQKNEDEEHEAKQEIKRKLSRKLSVRPTVAELIARRILRFNEYVEVTDAKDYDRRADKPWTRLTPADKAAIRKELNEFKSKEMEVHENSKHFTRFHRP, from the exons TTGATGGTTTGGAGAAATCGTCATCACTGGCCAGCTGCGACATGGTGGCGGACGGCGGTTCCGACGGCCACGGTGTGCCCGTCTCACGGCAGCAGCGAGGCAAGCTGTCCAGTCTAGGGAGACTCTTCAAACCCTGGaaatggaggaagaagaagagcagcGACAGATTCCAGGATCTCTCCAAAG TTTTGGAGAGAAAAATCTCAACAAGACAAACGAGAGAGGAGCTCATCAAGAAAGGAGTGCTCGTCTCCGAACAAG ACGAGCCCGTCTGTAGGGAAAACCAGAATGGTCATGCCACATCTAGCATGTCACCGGAGCAGGTCAAAGTTGAGATTGAAACTAAACTGACCCAACCTGCCGACCCGACTCCTGGTCCTGACAGCACAGAGGACAAAACAG CCAAGTCCTCTCATCCGAAGAAGACGCAAGGCAGTTCAGCCAAAGTCACCACGACCACCTCTCACCCCACCATCCCCCCTCGCTCTCGTCTACCCAAGGACGCCGAAGCGCAGAGCACAGGCGCCGACACGCGGACCGGCCGGAAAGCCGAAGCTAATTCTCAGAAGGCTTCTGCGGAGGTTCCCAGTCAGCCGGAGGAAGTCAACTCCTCCGAGGCTCACGGGAGCTCTGGTCAAGTTCCCCCCCCCGAAGTTGAGGAGGCTCCCGTCGGTTCCCAAGCCGCACCGGAGGACAAAGCCCCGTCGGCAGAATCTTCGGCGAGCCAAGAAAACCCCGCAGAGGCGTCCCCCGTGCCCGCCGTCCACTCCCACCACGTCAACACTTCCACAGAGGACACTTCCTTCAGAGAAGGGGATGCCCAGGGCGACGCCCAGCAGGAGAAAGAACTGAGgatgggaggggagggaggagaggCGCAAGAGGAAAACGGAGAACCTGCTGAGGACACACATTGCAG CAGCCCTGCTAATGCGGACACCATCAAGCCGCAGGGCCTCAGCGTGAGCATCCACCAGATCGAGGTGACGGTGATCCCCGACCGGCCGAGCGAGAGCCAAGCCAgcgactcggactcggacggACCCATTCTGTACCGCGAtgacgaggaggaagaggaggaggacgaatACCTCAACA GCTCTCTGGCCAGCAAAATCCGGCGGCGGGACACCCTCAACATCAAACTGGGCAACCGTCCCAGCAAGAgggagctggaggagaaaaATATACTGCCGCGCAGCTCCGAGACGGAGAGACACGAGCTCCGCCAGCAGATCGGTTCCAAGCTCGTCAG GCGTTTGAGTCAAAGACCAACCACAGAGGAGCTGGAGCAACGGAACATCCTCCGAC AAAAGAACGAAGACGAGGAGCACGAGGCCAAGCAGGAGATTAAACGAAAACTCTCCAGAAAG CTCAGCGTGCGGCCAACGGTAGCAGAGCTGATCGCTCGGAGAATCCTGCGTTTTAACGAGTACGTGGAAGTCACAGACGCCAAGGACTACGACCGGCGGGCCGACAAGCCCTGGACGCGACTCACACCTGCTGATAAG GCGGCCATCCGCAAGGAACTCAACGAGTTCAAGAGCAAGGAGATGGAGGTGCACgagaacagcaaacattttacCAG ATTCCACCGGCCTTAA
- the phactr2 gene encoding phosphatase and actin regulator 2 isoform X2, whose protein sequence is MEEEEEEDTLTELKAFTTVQPQPRFRSHSDTSGFTARILWRLRGGRTVDGLEKSSSLASCDMVADGGSDGHGVPVSRQQRGKLSSLGRLFKPWKWRKKKSSDRFQDLSKVLERKISTRQTREELIKKGVLVSEQDEPVCRENQNGHATSSMSPEQVKVEIETKLTQPADPTPGPDSTEDKTVSTVPVTRSETRNTKPVARATQARPREAQARKHHSAAAPASSKPAGGAAGTARHSRDASSGAKKSTKAAGKSASAAQAKTNSRSSNNSSRAIAKSSHPKKTQGSSAKVTTTTSHPTIPPRSRLPKDAEAQSTGADTRTGRKAEANSQKASAEVPSQPEEVNSSEAHGSSGQVPPPEVEEAPVGSQAAPEDKAPSAESSASQENPAEASPVPAVHSHHVNTSTEDTSFREGDAQGDAQQEKELRMGGEGGEAQEENGEPAEDTHCSPANADTIKPQGLSVSIHQIEVTVIPDRPSESQASDSDSDGPILYRDDEEEEEEDEYLNSSLASKIRRRDTLNIKLGNRPSKRELEEKNILPRSSETERHELRQQIGSKLVRRLSQRPTTEELEQRNILRQKNEDEEHEAKQEIKRKLSRKLSVRPTVAELIARRILRFNEYVEVTDAKDYDRRADKPWTRLTPADKAAIRKELNEFKSKEMEVHENSKHFTRFHRP, encoded by the exons TTGATGGTTTGGAGAAATCGTCATCACTGGCCAGCTGCGACATGGTGGCGGACGGCGGTTCCGACGGCCACGGTGTGCCCGTCTCACGGCAGCAGCGAGGCAAGCTGTCCAGTCTAGGGAGACTCTTCAAACCCTGGaaatggaggaagaagaagagcagcGACAGATTCCAGGATCTCTCCAAAG TTTTGGAGAGAAAAATCTCAACAAGACAAACGAGAGAGGAGCTCATCAAGAAAGGAGTGCTCGTCTCCGAACAAG ACGAGCCCGTCTGTAGGGAAAACCAGAATGGTCATGCCACATCTAGCATGTCACCGGAGCAGGTCAAAGTTGAGATTGAAACTAAACTGACCCAACCTGCCGACCCGACTCCTGGTCCTGACAGCACAGAGGACAAAACAG TCTCAACCGTCCCTGTGACCCGCTCAGAGACACGCAACACTAAACCCGTCGCCCGGGCGACTCAGGCCCGACCGCGGGAAGCCCAAGCTCGAAAGCATCACAGCGCCGCTGCGCCCGCCTCCTCCAAGCCTGCGGGTGGCGCCGCTGGCACGGCCAGGCACAGCAGGGATGCTTCCTCTGGCGCTAAAAAGAGCACCAAAGCAGCCGGAAAGTCGGCCTCTGCGGCGCAAGCTAAAACTAACTCGCGGAGCTCTAACAACAGTAGTCGCGCCATCG CCAAGTCCTCTCATCCGAAGAAGACGCAAGGCAGTTCAGCCAAAGTCACCACGACCACCTCTCACCCCACCATCCCCCCTCGCTCTCGTCTACCCAAGGACGCCGAAGCGCAGAGCACAGGCGCCGACACGCGGACCGGCCGGAAAGCCGAAGCTAATTCTCAGAAGGCTTCTGCGGAGGTTCCCAGTCAGCCGGAGGAAGTCAACTCCTCCGAGGCTCACGGGAGCTCTGGTCAAGTTCCCCCCCCCGAAGTTGAGGAGGCTCCCGTCGGTTCCCAAGCCGCACCGGAGGACAAAGCCCCGTCGGCAGAATCTTCGGCGAGCCAAGAAAACCCCGCAGAGGCGTCCCCCGTGCCCGCCGTCCACTCCCACCACGTCAACACTTCCACAGAGGACACTTCCTTCAGAGAAGGGGATGCCCAGGGCGACGCCCAGCAGGAGAAAGAACTGAGgatgggaggggagggaggagaggCGCAAGAGGAAAACGGAGAACCTGCTGAGGACACACATTGCAG CCCTGCTAATGCGGACACCATCAAGCCGCAGGGCCTCAGCGTGAGCATCCACCAGATCGAGGTGACGGTGATCCCCGACCGGCCGAGCGAGAGCCAAGCCAgcgactcggactcggacggACCCATTCTGTACCGCGAtgacgaggaggaagaggaggaggacgaatACCTCAACA GCTCTCTGGCCAGCAAAATCCGGCGGCGGGACACCCTCAACATCAAACTGGGCAACCGTCCCAGCAAGAgggagctggaggagaaaaATATACTGCCGCGCAGCTCCGAGACGGAGAGACACGAGCTCCGCCAGCAGATCGGTTCCAAGCTCGTCAG GCGTTTGAGTCAAAGACCAACCACAGAGGAGCTGGAGCAACGGAACATCCTCCGAC AAAAGAACGAAGACGAGGAGCACGAGGCCAAGCAGGAGATTAAACGAAAACTCTCCAGAAAG CTCAGCGTGCGGCCAACGGTAGCAGAGCTGATCGCTCGGAGAATCCTGCGTTTTAACGAGTACGTGGAAGTCACAGACGCCAAGGACTACGACCGGCGGGCCGACAAGCCCTGGACGCGACTCACACCTGCTGATAAG GCGGCCATCCGCAAGGAACTCAACGAGTTCAAGAGCAAGGAGATGGAGGTGCACgagaacagcaaacattttacCAG ATTCCACCGGCCTTAA
- the phactr2 gene encoding phosphatase and actin regulator 2 isoform X1, whose product MEEEEEEDTLTELKAFTTVQPQPRFRSHSDTSGFTARILWRLRGGRTVDGLEKSSSLASCDMVADGGSDGHGVPVSRQQRGKLSSLGRLFKPWKWRKKKSSDRFQDLSKVLERKISTRQTREELIKKGVLVSEQDEPVCRENQNGHATSSMSPEQVKVEIETKLTQPADPTPGPDSTEDKTVSTVPVTRSETRNTKPVARATQARPREAQARKHHSAAAPASSKPAGGAAGTARHSRDASSGAKKSTKAAGKSASAAQAKTNSRSSNNSSRAIAKSSHPKKTQGSSAKVTTTTSHPTIPPRSRLPKDAEAQSTGADTRTGRKAEANSQKASAEVPSQPEEVNSSEAHGSSGQVPPPEVEEAPVGSQAAPEDKAPSAESSASQENPAEASPVPAVHSHHVNTSTEDTSFREGDAQGDAQQEKELRMGGEGGEAQEENGEPAEDTHCSSPANADTIKPQGLSVSIHQIEVTVIPDRPSESQASDSDSDGPILYRDDEEEEEEDEYLNSSLASKIRRRDTLNIKLGNRPSKRELEEKNILPRSSETERHELRQQIGSKLVRRLSQRPTTEELEQRNILRQKNEDEEHEAKQEIKRKLSRKLSVRPTVAELIARRILRFNEYVEVTDAKDYDRRADKPWTRLTPADKAAIRKELNEFKSKEMEVHENSKHFTRFHRP is encoded by the exons TTGATGGTTTGGAGAAATCGTCATCACTGGCCAGCTGCGACATGGTGGCGGACGGCGGTTCCGACGGCCACGGTGTGCCCGTCTCACGGCAGCAGCGAGGCAAGCTGTCCAGTCTAGGGAGACTCTTCAAACCCTGGaaatggaggaagaagaagagcagcGACAGATTCCAGGATCTCTCCAAAG TTTTGGAGAGAAAAATCTCAACAAGACAAACGAGAGAGGAGCTCATCAAGAAAGGAGTGCTCGTCTCCGAACAAG ACGAGCCCGTCTGTAGGGAAAACCAGAATGGTCATGCCACATCTAGCATGTCACCGGAGCAGGTCAAAGTTGAGATTGAAACTAAACTGACCCAACCTGCCGACCCGACTCCTGGTCCTGACAGCACAGAGGACAAAACAG TCTCAACCGTCCCTGTGACCCGCTCAGAGACACGCAACACTAAACCCGTCGCCCGGGCGACTCAGGCCCGACCGCGGGAAGCCCAAGCTCGAAAGCATCACAGCGCCGCTGCGCCCGCCTCCTCCAAGCCTGCGGGTGGCGCCGCTGGCACGGCCAGGCACAGCAGGGATGCTTCCTCTGGCGCTAAAAAGAGCACCAAAGCAGCCGGAAAGTCGGCCTCTGCGGCGCAAGCTAAAACTAACTCGCGGAGCTCTAACAACAGTAGTCGCGCCATCG CCAAGTCCTCTCATCCGAAGAAGACGCAAGGCAGTTCAGCCAAAGTCACCACGACCACCTCTCACCCCACCATCCCCCCTCGCTCTCGTCTACCCAAGGACGCCGAAGCGCAGAGCACAGGCGCCGACACGCGGACCGGCCGGAAAGCCGAAGCTAATTCTCAGAAGGCTTCTGCGGAGGTTCCCAGTCAGCCGGAGGAAGTCAACTCCTCCGAGGCTCACGGGAGCTCTGGTCAAGTTCCCCCCCCCGAAGTTGAGGAGGCTCCCGTCGGTTCCCAAGCCGCACCGGAGGACAAAGCCCCGTCGGCAGAATCTTCGGCGAGCCAAGAAAACCCCGCAGAGGCGTCCCCCGTGCCCGCCGTCCACTCCCACCACGTCAACACTTCCACAGAGGACACTTCCTTCAGAGAAGGGGATGCCCAGGGCGACGCCCAGCAGGAGAAAGAACTGAGgatgggaggggagggaggagaggCGCAAGAGGAAAACGGAGAACCTGCTGAGGACACACATTGCAG CAGCCCTGCTAATGCGGACACCATCAAGCCGCAGGGCCTCAGCGTGAGCATCCACCAGATCGAGGTGACGGTGATCCCCGACCGGCCGAGCGAGAGCCAAGCCAgcgactcggactcggacggACCCATTCTGTACCGCGAtgacgaggaggaagaggaggaggacgaatACCTCAACA GCTCTCTGGCCAGCAAAATCCGGCGGCGGGACACCCTCAACATCAAACTGGGCAACCGTCCCAGCAAGAgggagctggaggagaaaaATATACTGCCGCGCAGCTCCGAGACGGAGAGACACGAGCTCCGCCAGCAGATCGGTTCCAAGCTCGTCAG GCGTTTGAGTCAAAGACCAACCACAGAGGAGCTGGAGCAACGGAACATCCTCCGAC AAAAGAACGAAGACGAGGAGCACGAGGCCAAGCAGGAGATTAAACGAAAACTCTCCAGAAAG CTCAGCGTGCGGCCAACGGTAGCAGAGCTGATCGCTCGGAGAATCCTGCGTTTTAACGAGTACGTGGAAGTCACAGACGCCAAGGACTACGACCGGCGGGCCGACAAGCCCTGGACGCGACTCACACCTGCTGATAAG GCGGCCATCCGCAAGGAACTCAACGAGTTCAAGAGCAAGGAGATGGAGGTGCACgagaacagcaaacattttacCAG ATTCCACCGGCCTTAA
- the phactr2 gene encoding phosphatase and actin regulator 2 isoform X4: MEHDVDGLEKSSSLASCDMVADGGSDGHGVPVSRQQRGKLSSLGRLFKPWKWRKKKSSDRFQDLSKVLERKISTRQTREELIKKGVLVSEQDEPVCRENQNGHATSSMSPEQVKVEIETKLTQPADPTPGPDSTEDKTVSTVPVTRSETRNTKPVARATQARPREAQARKHHSAAAPASSKPAGGAAGTARHSRDASSGAKKSTKAAGKSASAAQAKTNSRSSNNSSRAIAKSSHPKKTQGSSAKVTTTTSHPTIPPRSRLPKDAEAQSTGADTRTGRKAEANSQKASAEVPSQPEEVNSSEAHGSSGQVPPPEVEEAPVGSQAAPEDKAPSAESSASQENPAEASPVPAVHSHHVNTSTEDTSFREGDAQGDAQQEKELRMGGEGGEAQEENGEPAEDTHCSSPANADTIKPQGLSVSIHQIEVTVIPDRPSESQASDSDSDGPILYRDDEEEEEEDEYLNSSLASKIRRRDTLNIKLGNRPSKRELEEKNILPRSSETERHELRQQIGSKLVRRLSQRPTTEELEQRNILRQKNEDEEHEAKQEIKRKLSRKLSVRPTVAELIARRILRFNEYVEVTDAKDYDRRADKPWTRLTPADKAAIRKELNEFKSKEMEVHENSKHFTRFHRP; this comes from the exons TTGATGGTTTGGAGAAATCGTCATCACTGGCCAGCTGCGACATGGTGGCGGACGGCGGTTCCGACGGCCACGGTGTGCCCGTCTCACGGCAGCAGCGAGGCAAGCTGTCCAGTCTAGGGAGACTCTTCAAACCCTGGaaatggaggaagaagaagagcagcGACAGATTCCAGGATCTCTCCAAAG TTTTGGAGAGAAAAATCTCAACAAGACAAACGAGAGAGGAGCTCATCAAGAAAGGAGTGCTCGTCTCCGAACAAG ACGAGCCCGTCTGTAGGGAAAACCAGAATGGTCATGCCACATCTAGCATGTCACCGGAGCAGGTCAAAGTTGAGATTGAAACTAAACTGACCCAACCTGCCGACCCGACTCCTGGTCCTGACAGCACAGAGGACAAAACAG TCTCAACCGTCCCTGTGACCCGCTCAGAGACACGCAACACTAAACCCGTCGCCCGGGCGACTCAGGCCCGACCGCGGGAAGCCCAAGCTCGAAAGCATCACAGCGCCGCTGCGCCCGCCTCCTCCAAGCCTGCGGGTGGCGCCGCTGGCACGGCCAGGCACAGCAGGGATGCTTCCTCTGGCGCTAAAAAGAGCACCAAAGCAGCCGGAAAGTCGGCCTCTGCGGCGCAAGCTAAAACTAACTCGCGGAGCTCTAACAACAGTAGTCGCGCCATCG CCAAGTCCTCTCATCCGAAGAAGACGCAAGGCAGTTCAGCCAAAGTCACCACGACCACCTCTCACCCCACCATCCCCCCTCGCTCTCGTCTACCCAAGGACGCCGAAGCGCAGAGCACAGGCGCCGACACGCGGACCGGCCGGAAAGCCGAAGCTAATTCTCAGAAGGCTTCTGCGGAGGTTCCCAGTCAGCCGGAGGAAGTCAACTCCTCCGAGGCTCACGGGAGCTCTGGTCAAGTTCCCCCCCCCGAAGTTGAGGAGGCTCCCGTCGGTTCCCAAGCCGCACCGGAGGACAAAGCCCCGTCGGCAGAATCTTCGGCGAGCCAAGAAAACCCCGCAGAGGCGTCCCCCGTGCCCGCCGTCCACTCCCACCACGTCAACACTTCCACAGAGGACACTTCCTTCAGAGAAGGGGATGCCCAGGGCGACGCCCAGCAGGAGAAAGAACTGAGgatgggaggggagggaggagaggCGCAAGAGGAAAACGGAGAACCTGCTGAGGACACACATTGCAG CAGCCCTGCTAATGCGGACACCATCAAGCCGCAGGGCCTCAGCGTGAGCATCCACCAGATCGAGGTGACGGTGATCCCCGACCGGCCGAGCGAGAGCCAAGCCAgcgactcggactcggacggACCCATTCTGTACCGCGAtgacgaggaggaagaggaggaggacgaatACCTCAACA GCTCTCTGGCCAGCAAAATCCGGCGGCGGGACACCCTCAACATCAAACTGGGCAACCGTCCCAGCAAGAgggagctggaggagaaaaATATACTGCCGCGCAGCTCCGAGACGGAGAGACACGAGCTCCGCCAGCAGATCGGTTCCAAGCTCGTCAG GCGTTTGAGTCAAAGACCAACCACAGAGGAGCTGGAGCAACGGAACATCCTCCGAC AAAAGAACGAAGACGAGGAGCACGAGGCCAAGCAGGAGATTAAACGAAAACTCTCCAGAAAG CTCAGCGTGCGGCCAACGGTAGCAGAGCTGATCGCTCGGAGAATCCTGCGTTTTAACGAGTACGTGGAAGTCACAGACGCCAAGGACTACGACCGGCGGGCCGACAAGCCCTGGACGCGACTCACACCTGCTGATAAG GCGGCCATCCGCAAGGAACTCAACGAGTTCAAGAGCAAGGAGATGGAGGTGCACgagaacagcaaacattttacCAG ATTCCACCGGCCTTAA
- the phactr2 gene encoding phosphatase and actin regulator 2 isoform X3, with translation MGQTAVSAVSHTASVDGLEKSSSLASCDMVADGGSDGHGVPVSRQQRGKLSSLGRLFKPWKWRKKKSSDRFQDLSKVLERKISTRQTREELIKKGVLVSEQDEPVCRENQNGHATSSMSPEQVKVEIETKLTQPADPTPGPDSTEDKTVSTVPVTRSETRNTKPVARATQARPREAQARKHHSAAAPASSKPAGGAAGTARHSRDASSGAKKSTKAAGKSASAAQAKTNSRSSNNSSRAIAKSSHPKKTQGSSAKVTTTTSHPTIPPRSRLPKDAEAQSTGADTRTGRKAEANSQKASAEVPSQPEEVNSSEAHGSSGQVPPPEVEEAPVGSQAAPEDKAPSAESSASQENPAEASPVPAVHSHHVNTSTEDTSFREGDAQGDAQQEKELRMGGEGGEAQEENGEPAEDTHCSSPANADTIKPQGLSVSIHQIEVTVIPDRPSESQASDSDSDGPILYRDDEEEEEEDEYLNSSLASKIRRRDTLNIKLGNRPSKRELEEKNILPRSSETERHELRQQIGSKLVRRLSQRPTTEELEQRNILRQKNEDEEHEAKQEIKRKLSRKLSVRPTVAELIARRILRFNEYVEVTDAKDYDRRADKPWTRLTPADKAAIRKELNEFKSKEMEVHENSKHFTRFHRP, from the exons TTGATGGTTTGGAGAAATCGTCATCACTGGCCAGCTGCGACATGGTGGCGGACGGCGGTTCCGACGGCCACGGTGTGCCCGTCTCACGGCAGCAGCGAGGCAAGCTGTCCAGTCTAGGGAGACTCTTCAAACCCTGGaaatggaggaagaagaagagcagcGACAGATTCCAGGATCTCTCCAAAG TTTTGGAGAGAAAAATCTCAACAAGACAAACGAGAGAGGAGCTCATCAAGAAAGGAGTGCTCGTCTCCGAACAAG ACGAGCCCGTCTGTAGGGAAAACCAGAATGGTCATGCCACATCTAGCATGTCACCGGAGCAGGTCAAAGTTGAGATTGAAACTAAACTGACCCAACCTGCCGACCCGACTCCTGGTCCTGACAGCACAGAGGACAAAACAG TCTCAACCGTCCCTGTGACCCGCTCAGAGACACGCAACACTAAACCCGTCGCCCGGGCGACTCAGGCCCGACCGCGGGAAGCCCAAGCTCGAAAGCATCACAGCGCCGCTGCGCCCGCCTCCTCCAAGCCTGCGGGTGGCGCCGCTGGCACGGCCAGGCACAGCAGGGATGCTTCCTCTGGCGCTAAAAAGAGCACCAAAGCAGCCGGAAAGTCGGCCTCTGCGGCGCAAGCTAAAACTAACTCGCGGAGCTCTAACAACAGTAGTCGCGCCATCG CCAAGTCCTCTCATCCGAAGAAGACGCAAGGCAGTTCAGCCAAAGTCACCACGACCACCTCTCACCCCACCATCCCCCCTCGCTCTCGTCTACCCAAGGACGCCGAAGCGCAGAGCACAGGCGCCGACACGCGGACCGGCCGGAAAGCCGAAGCTAATTCTCAGAAGGCTTCTGCGGAGGTTCCCAGTCAGCCGGAGGAAGTCAACTCCTCCGAGGCTCACGGGAGCTCTGGTCAAGTTCCCCCCCCCGAAGTTGAGGAGGCTCCCGTCGGTTCCCAAGCCGCACCGGAGGACAAAGCCCCGTCGGCAGAATCTTCGGCGAGCCAAGAAAACCCCGCAGAGGCGTCCCCCGTGCCCGCCGTCCACTCCCACCACGTCAACACTTCCACAGAGGACACTTCCTTCAGAGAAGGGGATGCCCAGGGCGACGCCCAGCAGGAGAAAGAACTGAGgatgggaggggagggaggagaggCGCAAGAGGAAAACGGAGAACCTGCTGAGGACACACATTGCAG CAGCCCTGCTAATGCGGACACCATCAAGCCGCAGGGCCTCAGCGTGAGCATCCACCAGATCGAGGTGACGGTGATCCCCGACCGGCCGAGCGAGAGCCAAGCCAgcgactcggactcggacggACCCATTCTGTACCGCGAtgacgaggaggaagaggaggaggacgaatACCTCAACA GCTCTCTGGCCAGCAAAATCCGGCGGCGGGACACCCTCAACATCAAACTGGGCAACCGTCCCAGCAAGAgggagctggaggagaaaaATATACTGCCGCGCAGCTCCGAGACGGAGAGACACGAGCTCCGCCAGCAGATCGGTTCCAAGCTCGTCAG GCGTTTGAGTCAAAGACCAACCACAGAGGAGCTGGAGCAACGGAACATCCTCCGAC AAAAGAACGAAGACGAGGAGCACGAGGCCAAGCAGGAGATTAAACGAAAACTCTCCAGAAAG CTCAGCGTGCGGCCAACGGTAGCAGAGCTGATCGCTCGGAGAATCCTGCGTTTTAACGAGTACGTGGAAGTCACAGACGCCAAGGACTACGACCGGCGGGCCGACAAGCCCTGGACGCGACTCACACCTGCTGATAAG GCGGCCATCCGCAAGGAACTCAACGAGTTCAAGAGCAAGGAGATGGAGGTGCACgagaacagcaaacattttacCAG ATTCCACCGGCCTTAA